The region TTTACTAAAAAATGATTCAATGCATGAAAAAAAGTTCCCCGTCAATAAATTCTGAATAAATGAAGTGCAGTTGAAGACCCAGGGTTGGGTCGTAAGACTTTTAAATTTATCTCAATCTAAAAAGGTTTACATAATTAAATTATGTAAACCTTTTTTGGTAGCATTCATTAATTTCTATAATTTTAGTGTATTCCCAAGCGGAATAAACCAATTACCTTACCCAGAATTTCTACATTATCCACGATGATCGGATCCATGGAATCATTTTCCGGCTGGAGGCGGTAGTGTCCTTTTTCTTTAAAAAAACGTTTCACGGTTGCAGAATCTTCCACCAAAGCTACTACAATTTCACCATTATGAGCCGTTGGACAGTGTTCAACAATAATCTGATCTCCTTCCAGAATACCTGCGTTGATCATGCTGTTTCCCTTAACTTTTAACATAAAGGTCTCAGCATTTGGCAGAAGATCGGCTGGAATGGGATAGTAATTTTCAATGTTTTCTTCTGCATAAAGAGGCTGTCCGGCTGCCACTGTTCCCAAAAGAGGGACATTCACAACTTCCCGGCGTGTCAGTTGAAAGCAGTCATCTATGATCTCAATGGTCCTGGGTTTGGTGGGATCCCTTCTTATGTATCCCTTTTCCTCAAGAGTTTCCAGGTGAGAGTGGACGGAAGATGTTGATTTTAGACAGACGGCTTCACAGATTTCCCTGACTGCCGGCGGATAGCCCTTCTTTAAAATCGTTTCCTTTATATATTCTAAAATTTCCTGCTGCTTCGGGGTAATTCTCTCTTGCGCCATGGTACGGCCTCCTCAATCCTTATTCATTAAGTCTATAGTAACATATGTTCGATGAAAATGCAAACCTTTGTTCGAAAAACTCCAAAATCAATTGACAAACATATGTTTGCAGTGATATGATGGGAACAGAAAAAGAACAAACGTTCTGGTGCGGACTGTATTTTAGGAGGTATGCATATGTTAAAACAATTAATTGCACTGTCACTGGTTGTTTTTCTGGGGTCCCATTTTTTCGGCCATTCCATCATGAATGCTTTAGCCGAGGAAACGGAAGCACCGGCGATTGAGAAATATTATACCAGCATTGAGATACAAAAGGGGGACAGCTTATGGAGCATTGCCGCAACTTACTTGGAAAACAGCGGAATGACAACGGCCCAATATGTGAAGGAACTAAAGAACATGAACGGATTAAAGGAGGATACCATTCACAGCGGACAGTATCTGACGGTTATGTATTTTGCGGCAGATACAGACGGGGGAGGAAGATAAACGGGGTCATCCTTCCAGCTGTTTTATTTTAATCATTGATTTTATTGGGAAACTATTTTAGAATAATAGAAGCGCCACCAATATAAGAGGCGTTTTTAACCTCTGAAAGGTTCTTATAGTCAAAGGATTCGATAAATGATGAAGATAACGTTTGGAATTCTGGCTCATGTAGATGCTGGAAAAACCACTTTTTCGGAGCAGGTATTATACAGGGAGGGGGTAATCAGAACCCTGGGCCGTGTAGATGAAAAAAATGCATGTATGGATCATGATAACATAGAAAGGGCAAGAGGAATAACCATATTTTCAGATGTGGCCGGTATCAATCATGGAGATGATACGTATTACCTGATAGATACACCCGGTCACACGGATTTTTCGTCCGAGATGGAGCGTTCTCTGGAGGTGATGGACTATGCTGTTCTGATCCTGAATGGGAATGATGGCATTCAAAGCCATACTGAGGCGATCTGGAGCCTTCTGGAACGTTATCATGTTCCGGTCTTTCTGTTTATCAATAAACTTGATGTGGCTTCGTCATCATATGAACGTGTCTTAACTGAGGTTCACAAACACTTTTCCCCCAATATTCTGGATTTTCAGGGAATCGGCCTTGAGAATGGAAAAGAAGGAACCTTCACAGATGACTTCATTGAGAATGTATCTGAATGGGATGAAGGATTCATGGATAAGTATTTGGATGGAGCCCTTGCTTTTGAAGACTTAAAGCCGGCAGTAGTATCTCAAATTAAGAACAGGAAATTGTTTCCATGCTTTGGAGGCAGTGCTTTAAAAGGAGAGGGAATTGAGGCGTTTTTAAATGCTTTTTATAACTTAACAGAAGCCTCTTATCCTGTCTCAGACCCTTTTAGCGGGAGAGTATTTAAGATTCGTTATGATGGGCATGGAGAACGGATAACGTATTTAAAGATATTAAGCGGTATACTTCATGTTAGGGATCCCCTGTTAGCAGATGAGAAGGTTCATCAGATTAGGTTTTTCCAAGGAGAACGTTTTACATCTCATCAGGAAGCTGCTGCTGGAGATGTGATTGCCGTCAGCGGACTGCGGACAACCAGAGCAGGCCAGGGACTTGGAGAATGCCGTAATAAGGTGGTCCCTACGCTTAAGCCTACCCTACAGGCAAAGGTTTTATATCCGCCGGAGATTCCTCACCGGAGAATTCTGCAGGTGTTCCATATCCTGGAAGAGGAAGAGCCTGCGTTAAATGTGATATGGGAAGAGTCTTTGGGGCAGTTAAAAGTGAATATTATGGGTAAAATCCAACTTGAGGTTTTAGAACAGATTATTTTAGAAAGATTTGAAATACGGATAACCTTCGGGCAGCCTGAGATCATATATCAGGAGACTGTGTTGGAACCAGTTACCGGATATGGGCATTTTGAACCGCTCCGCCATTATGCGGAAGCCGTGTTAAGGATCGAGCCCGGTGAGAGAGGAAAGGGGATTACCTTTGAAAGTCAATGTCATGTGGACAGGCTTGGGATCAATTATCAAAACCTGATACGTACCCATATCTTTGAAACCACTCACAAAGGCGTTTTAACAGGATCTGAGCTAACAGATGTCAGAATCATTCTGGTTGATGGAATTTCTCACATAAAACACACTGAGGGCGGTGATTTCCGGGAAGCTGTATACCGGGCAATACGCCAGGGTCTCATGAAAGCCAGAAGCCTTATCCTTGAGCCATATTACAGTTTTACCATATCAGTTCCGGATTTTTTAGCAGGTAGAGTATTAAATGATATAACAAAGTTATCCGGCAGATTGGAAGCGCCAGTTCCGGATGAAAACGGGAGAACAGTAATAAAAGGTCTGGGGCCTGTTTCTGCTTTCATGAATTACGGAGAAGAATTGATGATAATAACAGGAGGCAGGGGAAGGATATCCATGACATTTTCTCATTATGACAGATGTCACAATGAAGATGAGGTTCTTACCCGATATCAATATAATCCCAATGAAGATACTGATAATCCTTCTTGCTCTGTATTTTGCCAAAAAGGAACTTCTTTTGTAGTTAACTGGGATCATGCAGAGGAGTATATGCATTCTCTTTCATAATGGTTCTTAATGTAATATTTAATTAAAATGTTAGGAACAATATTATTATAAAGCTTCAGAAGGTTATAATAATTCCCATAATTAAATTAAATGAATTGCTGTCAATGAATATGATATTACTTTTTATAATTAAGTCTCCCGCAATTTTACCTTATTTCTGGCGCTTCGGCGCCGTTCATCCTCCAAAGCGGCATAGTGTTTTTTCGTGGTATTAACGTCAGAGTGTCCTAAAACGTCTGCAACCAGATAGATGTCCCCGGTTTCTTTGTACAGGCTTGTTCCATAGGTACTGCGTAATTTATGAGGGGTAATCTGTTTTAAAGGAGTTACCAGCTTAGAATACTTCTTTACCAGATTTTCAACGCTTCGGACTGCAATACGTTTCCTTTGAAGTGATAGAAACAGCGCTTTTTCATGACCGTCCTCAGGTATAACGATAGAGCGTTCCTCCAGGTAATCAAGGAGCGCATTCTCCACTTCAGAACCAAAGTAAACCGTAACTTCTTTTCCTCCCTTTCTGTGGATTCGGATCCCTCCGTTTTTTAAGTCAATATCATCAATGTCCAATCCGACACATTCGGACACACGGATTCCGGTTCCCAGCATTAAGGTCAATAAGGCAAGGTCACGGACCTTGGTTTTTCCATGATAGGCCTTTTGCTTTTCGGTTAAGGCTTCCCCGTTTTCTACTTCATCAAGCAAAAGGGCCACTTCATCAATATCCAGCCGGATTATATCCTTTTCATGTAACTTAGGAAGCTGCACCAGAGAAGCTGGATTTGTTTGAAGCCGCTCATTGCGGTAATAATAATTATAGAAGCTTTTCAAAGAGGAGATTTTCCGCATGATTCCCCGCTCCTTGTTGGTTACTTCCTGATTTTTATCATTAAAACGATATTTTAAGTATTCCATATATTCTTCTATGTCAATGACTCGAAGGGCATCCAGTTGATCCAGCGTAATATCCCGGATATGCAGTTTGCTGATCACAGGATTTTCCTTAATTAAAAAGTCAAAAAATACCCTTAAGTCATAAGCATAAGCAATTCTGGTCCGGGACGAGGTACGGGGTTCGATTCCCCTGAAAAAATCTCCGCAAAAGGGAGGAAGGTCTTTTACCAGCTGACGCAGATGCTTTATGTTTTCAATATCTTTTTGCTGATGATAGGAGAGCGGAGCACTCATAGTTTGGCCTCATTTCTATTTTATTTGGCAGATATATATTTTCTGAAATGCTATATTTCCATATCCTGTTATGTATAAGTTATCTTTTAACAAAGTGGTTGAAAATCTCTTTGCTTATCCCAGGAAGAATCGAACGCAGGTGCTGATCATAAGTTGGGTGATATGATGATATTAATCTGAAAAACATAAGTCATAAACATAGGTGTAAAATACAATTATAATTCTTGATTGAGCCAACTATTCGTTAAACTAGACTTTCGCGAATAGTTGGCACTCGGTATCTCTATCCTAGCATTTCTTCCGTTATGTGTCAATCCAATTAAAGAAAAAAGCACCAATCATTCCTGACTGATGCTCTGTAAAGAATTCCGGTTTTATAATCTTCCTTTCTTATTTAACAAGGATATCTTTCTTATCAAGAATTGCTGCTACAGCTGC is a window of [Clostridium] saccharolyticum WM1 DNA encoding:
- a CDS encoding tyrosine-type recombinase/integrase, with the protein product MSAPLSYHQQKDIENIKHLRQLVKDLPPFCGDFFRGIEPRTSSRTRIAYAYDLRVFFDFLIKENPVISKLHIRDITLDQLDALRVIDIEEYMEYLKYRFNDKNQEVTNKERGIMRKISSLKSFYNYYYRNERLQTNPASLVQLPKLHEKDIIRLDIDEVALLLDEVENGEALTEKQKAYHGKTKVRDLALLTLMLGTGIRVSECVGLDIDDIDLKNGGIRIHRKGGKEVTVYFGSEVENALLDYLEERSIVIPEDGHEKALFLSLQRKRIAVRSVENLVKKYSKLVTPLKQITPHKLRSTYGTSLYKETGDIYLVADVLGHSDVNTTKKHYAALEDERRRSARNKVKLRET
- the lexA gene encoding transcriptional repressor LexA, producing the protein MAQERITPKQQEILEYIKETILKKGYPPAVREICEAVCLKSTSSVHSHLETLEEKGYIRRDPTKPRTIEIIDDCFQLTRREVVNVPLLGTVAAGQPLYAEENIENYYPIPADLLPNAETFMLKVKGNSMINAGILEGDQIIVEHCPTAHNGEIVVALVEDSATVKRFFKEKGHYRLQPENDSMDPIIVDNVEILGKVIGLFRLGIH
- a CDS encoding GTP-binding protein, with translation MMKITFGILAHVDAGKTTFSEQVLYREGVIRTLGRVDEKNACMDHDNIERARGITIFSDVAGINHGDDTYYLIDTPGHTDFSSEMERSLEVMDYAVLILNGNDGIQSHTEAIWSLLERYHVPVFLFINKLDVASSSYERVLTEVHKHFSPNILDFQGIGLENGKEGTFTDDFIENVSEWDEGFMDKYLDGALAFEDLKPAVVSQIKNRKLFPCFGGSALKGEGIEAFLNAFYNLTEASYPVSDPFSGRVFKIRYDGHGERITYLKILSGILHVRDPLLADEKVHQIRFFQGERFTSHQEAAAGDVIAVSGLRTTRAGQGLGECRNKVVPTLKPTLQAKVLYPPEIPHRRILQVFHILEEEEPALNVIWEESLGQLKVNIMGKIQLEVLEQIILERFEIRITFGQPEIIYQETVLEPVTGYGHFEPLRHYAEAVLRIEPGERGKGITFESQCHVDRLGINYQNLIRTHIFETTHKGVLTGSELTDVRIILVDGISHIKHTEGGDFREAVYRAIRQGLMKARSLILEPYYSFTISVPDFLAGRVLNDITKLSGRLEAPVPDENGRTVIKGLGPVSAFMNYGEELMIITGGRGRISMTFSHYDRCHNEDEVLTRYQYNPNEDTDNPSCSVFCQKGTSFVVNWDHAEEYMHSLS
- the yneA gene encoding cell division suppressor protein YneA, with the protein product MLKQLIALSLVVFLGSHFFGHSIMNALAEETEAPAIEKYYTSIEIQKGDSLWSIAATYLENSGMTTAQYVKELKNMNGLKEDTIHSGQYLTVMYFAADTDGGGR